The proteins below are encoded in one region of Peribacillus muralis:
- a CDS encoding CotH kinase family protein codes for MLKSRYVAAAIGLLIMIFIAVMFFLPQLQVEKATKGNTYTESVFDQSKVTKVDITVADDDLDTILDNPSEKEIVNADVTIDGETVKNVGFRTKGNLSLNSVVQMGDSDRYSWKIDFDHYQEDQDLHGLKKLALNNNYSDPTYMREYLSYELMEKMGIATPGHSYMYVTINGKEWGLYLGVEAIEETFLNTNFADGTGDLYYPDGTGSDLKWISEDIDAYTGLNLKTNDHSDQSAMINMLDAINNEGNLEEVLDVDEMLRYFAANTALVNLDHYQGDKKHNYYLYEENGIFSILPWDYNMSFGGYSGGGGRQGGDTNLENRNEVTAKDNDAEQDDTKLPEEAPNMNGGRMMDMSSNFMNENNINFSITEPVSGTSLDERPLLKALLSNDEYREKYYDYLDSIATDFFSKEKMTAMTSEITTLITPYVKSDPTKFYTMNEFIEATSGEETLVEFASQRAESILAQLSGDLVIEAEAESSMGVKAPNMGAEEPGGLQAPNMGGGGDMPAMHPPDMNPGGNGSPPDVNGMMNQKGPGNSSYSKETVILSLVLLILLLGALAFAQFFRRRGKTG; via the coding sequence ATGTTAAAATCAAGATATGTTGCAGCGGCGATTGGATTATTGATCATGATTTTCATAGCAGTGATGTTCTTCCTTCCCCAACTTCAAGTTGAAAAAGCCACCAAAGGGAATACCTATACAGAATCTGTATTTGACCAAAGTAAGGTGACGAAGGTTGACATCACAGTAGCTGATGATGATTTGGATACCATCCTGGATAACCCATCTGAAAAGGAAATCGTTAACGCCGATGTAACGATAGATGGGGAGACGGTGAAAAATGTAGGTTTTCGCACCAAAGGAAATCTCTCCTTGAATTCCGTTGTTCAAATGGGCGATTCAGACCGTTATAGCTGGAAGATAGATTTCGATCATTATCAGGAAGATCAAGATTTACACGGCCTGAAAAAGTTGGCACTAAACAATAATTACAGCGATCCCACTTATATGAGAGAATACCTTTCCTATGAGTTAATGGAAAAGATGGGCATCGCGACACCAGGACATTCTTATATGTACGTGACCATCAACGGGAAGGAATGGGGCCTTTACTTAGGTGTGGAAGCAATAGAGGAAACCTTCCTAAATACCAACTTCGCTGATGGTACAGGCGATCTCTATTATCCTGATGGTACTGGAAGCGATTTAAAATGGATCAGCGAAGACATTGATGCTTACACAGGATTGAATCTGAAAACAAACGATCATTCGGACCAATCCGCCATGATCAACATGCTCGATGCCATCAATAATGAAGGCAATCTGGAGGAAGTACTGGATGTTGATGAAATGCTGCGCTACTTCGCAGCCAACACTGCCCTTGTCAATCTTGATCACTATCAAGGAGATAAAAAGCACAATTACTACCTATATGAAGAGAACGGGATCTTTTCGATACTGCCTTGGGACTATAATATGTCATTTGGCGGTTATTCCGGAGGCGGAGGGAGACAGGGAGGAGACACCAATCTAGAAAATCGAAATGAAGTGACTGCCAAGGACAATGATGCTGAGCAGGATGACACGAAGCTTCCTGAAGAAGCACCGAATATGAACGGTGGCAGAATGATGGATATGAGCTCCAATTTCATGAATGAGAATAACATCAACTTCAGCATCACAGAGCCTGTTTCAGGCACGTCCCTTGATGAACGCCCTTTATTGAAGGCCCTTCTTTCTAACGATGAATACCGTGAAAAATATTATGATTATCTAGACAGCATTGCCACAGATTTTTTCTCTAAAGAAAAAATGACAGCAATGACCTCCGAAATTACAACATTGATCACGCCATATGTGAAAAGTGATCCAACCAAGTTTTATACAATGAACGAGTTCATAGAAGCAACATCCGGTGAGGAAACCCTTGTTGAGTTCGCTTCTCAACGTGCTGAATCCATCTTGGCACAGCTTTCTGGAGACCTTGTTATCGAAGCTGAGGCAGAGAGCAGCATGGGCGTCAAGGCTCCTAATATGGGTGCTGAAGAACCTGGAGGCCTGCAAGCACCAAACATGGGCGGCGGCGGGGATATGCCCGCCATGCATCCCCCTGACATGAATCCCGGCGGGAATGGTTCACCACCTGATGTAAATGGGATGATGAACCAAAAGGGGCCGGGAAACAGCAGCTATTCCAAAGAAACGGTCATTCTATCTCTTGTGCTCCTAATCTTATTATTGGGCGCATTGGCTTTCGCCCAATTCTTTAGACGAAGGGGCAAAACTGGATAA
- a CDS encoding DUF4956 domain-containing protein — translation MDTTTTSTTFNDIFKSSFLDKTESFSIIDSLIGLLLAFAIGLFIYVIYKKTFSGVMYSHNFNISLIIMTMATALIIMGISTNIVISLGMVGALSIVRFRTPIKDPMDLVFLFWAAASGILCGAGLIPLVIIGAILIGIVMLIFANRITIENPFLLIVKYSDASIEKNLEEMISSKVKKHSVKSKSVMADNNLEVTYEIRLKDNNADFINQVKDMNSVHSAIMLSYDGNFTA, via the coding sequence ATGGACACGACGACAACGAGCACCACGTTTAATGATATTTTCAAATCGAGCTTTTTGGACAAGACCGAGAGCTTTTCAATCATTGACTCCCTGATTGGATTACTGTTGGCATTTGCCATCGGATTGTTCATTTACGTCATATATAAAAAGACTTTTTCTGGTGTGATGTACTCACACAATTTCAACATTTCCCTCATCATCATGACAATGGCCACGGCTTTGATCATCATGGGCATATCAACTAATATCGTTATCTCCCTGGGCATGGTCGGTGCACTATCCATCGTGCGATTCAGAACACCGATCAAAGATCCCATGGACTTGGTCTTCTTATTCTGGGCAGCGGCCTCCGGTATTTTATGCGGCGCAGGATTAATTCCTCTCGTCATCATCGGTGCCATTTTGATAGGCATCGTCATGCTTATATTTGCCAATCGGATCACTATTGAAAATCCTTTTTTATTAATCGTTAAATATTCAGATGCTTCAATAGAAAAAAACTTGGAAGAAATGATATCCAGCAAGGTGAAAAAGCATTCGGTCAAATCGAAATCAGTCATGGCGGATAATAACCTCGAAGTGACATATGAAATCCGATTGAAAGATAATAATGCGGATTTCATTAATCAAGTAAAGGACATGAACAGCGTTCACTCTGCCATCATGTTGAGTTATGATGGCAACTTCACAGCTTGA
- a CDS encoding polyphosphate polymerase domain-containing protein: MNGLKGRRELKHAITKADCHLLRNSLQNFMTLDPHGQDGRYLIRSVYFDNFDNKILRQKTEGFYHRDKFRARLYDHNTDFINLEKKSKRNNLTYKQKCRLSAAEYERIRSGDIDWMSSDSRCILRDLYVQMTLFQIKPTTVVDYEREVFIYEYGNVRVTFDSHVKTSYRDTDFLNPELIVVDAMEPDVIILEIKFDEFLPDIIKQLLSIIDTRKTAFSKYQLSRRYG; this comes from the coding sequence ATGAATGGTTTAAAGGGCAGGCGGGAGCTCAAACATGCAATCACCAAAGCGGATTGTCATTTATTAAGAAATAGCCTGCAAAACTTCATGACGCTCGATCCCCATGGGCAGGATGGGAGGTATTTAATTCGAAGTGTCTATTTCGATAACTTCGACAACAAAATCCTTCGGCAAAAAACAGAGGGATTCTATCATAGGGATAAGTTCAGGGCCAGGCTTTACGATCATAATACCGATTTCATCAATCTGGAAAAAAAGAGTAAACGGAATAACCTTACCTACAAACAGAAGTGCAGGCTTTCTGCCGCAGAATACGAACGGATCCGTTCAGGTGATATTGATTGGATGTCCAGCGATTCAAGATGTATCCTCAGGGACTTATACGTACAAATGACCCTCTTCCAAATCAAGCCTACAACCGTCGTTGACTATGAAAGGGAGGTTTTCATTTATGAGTACGGAAATGTGAGGGTCACCTTTGACAGTCACGTAAAAACGAGTTATCGGGATACGGACTTCCTCAATCCCGAATTAATCGTGGTCGATGCCATGGAACCGGATGTTATCATCCTGGAAATAAAGTTTGACGAATTTCTTCCGGATATCATCAAACAATTGTTATCCATCATCGATACTAGAAAAACAGCTTTTTCAAAATATCAGCTAAGCCGAAGATACGGCTGA
- a CDS encoding GNAT family N-acetyltransferase: MKNSYEEMLKDHRQLLSFVKVEFDRDIDTLHGWMHEEHVIPYWNLNFTKEKFSRHLQKALADSHQTLYLGCLDETPMSYWESYWVKGDIIEDYYDAEEGDQGIHLLIGNPEYLGKGLALPFLRSMVKYQLLTSSTKKVMAEPDIRNKKMIHLFEKCGFTPMKEIELPDKTGLLMACTRENFERKWKYGEATIYL, translated from the coding sequence ATGAAAAATAGTTATGAAGAAATGCTGAAAGACCATCGTCAGTTGCTATCATTTGTCAAAGTTGAATTTGATAGGGATATCGATACGCTGCACGGTTGGATGCATGAAGAACATGTGATACCCTATTGGAATTTGAATTTCACAAAGGAAAAATTTTCGCGCCATTTACAAAAGGCATTGGCTGATTCACATCAAACACTATATTTAGGGTGCCTCGATGAAACACCAATGAGCTATTGGGAGTCGTATTGGGTAAAAGGCGATATCATTGAAGACTATTATGATGCCGAGGAGGGGGACCAGGGAATTCATTTGCTCATTGGCAATCCTGAATACCTTGGAAAAGGGCTGGCTTTGCCATTTTTACGGTCGATGGTGAAATACCAACTCCTCACTTCCAGTACCAAAAAGGTGATGGCCGAACCAGATATTAGAAACAAAAAGATGATTCATCTGTTTGAAAAATGTGGGTTCACTCCAATGAAAGAAATTGAACTTCCAGATAAGACCGGTTTGCTTATGGCTTGCACGCGTGAGAACTTCGAAAGGAAGTGGAAATATGGAGAAGCAACGATTTACCTATGA
- a CDS encoding alpha-amylase translates to MKRNHTMMQFFEWHLEADGSHWDRLKYAASKLKDTGIDCVWLPPVTKGQSIGDNGYGIYDGYDLGEFDQKGTIRTKYGTKEELHQAIATCHNYGLCVYIDLVMNHKAGADGTEKFEVIEVNPENRMEDISEPFEIEGWTTFDFPGRNNQYSDFKWNHEHFNGTDYDAENDKMGVYRITGENKHWNKHVIDEFGNYDYLMFANIDYSLPEVRQEMITWGKWMVDTLKCDGFRLDAVKHIDYEFINDFLQELIPYTNEHFFMVGEFWKADVKACQNYLEQTNHDLNLFDVSLHYKFHEASNAGSDFDLSTIFDDTLVKTNPEQAVTFVDNHDSQPHESLESWVKDWFKPSAYALILLRLCGYPCVFYGDYYGIGGPSPVPGKKDILDRLLHARYEKAYGEQKDYFDDPNTVGWVRLGVDELQGSGCAIIVSNADNNSEKRMFVGEHRAGEIWTDLTFHRDDHITIEEDGYATFPVHGKSVSVWALNDTPLGAAQS, encoded by the coding sequence ATGAAAAGAAATCATACGATGATGCAATTTTTCGAGTGGCATCTTGAGGCAGATGGTTCACATTGGGACAGATTGAAATATGCGGCCTCCAAGTTGAAGGATACAGGTATTGATTGTGTTTGGCTTCCGCCCGTTACCAAAGGGCAGTCCATTGGTGATAATGGTTATGGAATATATGACGGGTACGATTTAGGCGAGTTTGACCAAAAAGGAACGATCCGTACCAAATATGGGACAAAAGAAGAACTGCACCAAGCAATCGCCACCTGTCATAATTACGGACTTTGCGTCTACATCGATTTAGTCATGAATCACAAAGCTGGCGCTGATGGAACCGAGAAATTCGAAGTCATTGAGGTCAATCCGGAAAACCGCATGGAAGATATATCAGAGCCATTCGAAATCGAAGGCTGGACGACATTCGACTTTCCGGGACGTAATAACCAATACTCTGATTTCAAGTGGAACCATGAACATTTCAACGGGACTGACTATGATGCCGAAAACGACAAAATGGGTGTCTACCGGATAACAGGGGAAAACAAACACTGGAACAAGCACGTCATTGATGAATTCGGCAACTACGATTATTTAATGTTCGCGAATATCGATTACAGCCTGCCGGAAGTCCGCCAGGAAATGATTACTTGGGGAAAGTGGATGGTTGATACATTAAAATGTGATGGCTTCCGCTTGGATGCAGTGAAGCATATTGATTATGAATTCATTAATGACTTTTTACAAGAACTCATTCCTTATACAAACGAACATTTTTTCATGGTCGGCGAGTTTTGGAAGGCCGATGTTAAAGCTTGTCAAAATTATTTGGAGCAAACCAATCATGACCTCAATTTGTTCGATGTTTCCCTGCATTATAAATTTCACGAGGCCTCAAACGCAGGATCTGACTTCGATCTCTCAACCATCTTTGATGATACCCTCGTTAAAACCAATCCGGAACAGGCTGTCACCTTTGTCGACAACCATGACTCCCAGCCTCATGAATCACTGGAATCGTGGGTGAAGGATTGGTTTAAACCATCTGCATATGCCTTAATCCTGCTTAGGCTTTGCGGATATCCCTGTGTCTTCTATGGGGACTATTACGGAATTGGCGGCCCTTCTCCGGTCCCAGGCAAAAAGGATATATTGGATCGCCTTTTGCATGCCAGGTATGAAAAAGCGTATGGGGAACAGAAGGACTATTTTGATGACCCAAATACAGTAGGCTGGGTCCGTTTAGGGGTCGACGAGCTGCAAGGCTCGGGGTGTGCCATCATTGTCAGCAATGCAGATAACAACAGCGAAAAAAGAATGTTCGTGGGTGAACACCGTGCTGGCGAAATCTGGACTGATTTAACTTTTCACCGAGATGATCACATCACCATTGAAGAAGACGGCTACGCGACCTTTCCCGTACATGGAAAGAGCGTATCTGTTTGGGCCTTGAATGATACGCCGCTTGGAGCGGCACAAAGCTGA
- a CDS encoding IucA/IucC family protein, with protein sequence MNSKQIAQRATMQSFLNCYFRETGNGRLGESKNWPELEGAVPDSLIVCNLPSQNITLLVPLKYWSKTGRHIFAFPAYYRTSSKQVCELDYVTMVSAISKELLNEHGRTDSEEELMLRVILSSQNIQRYVEARFEDYDALQSSDFTYIEAEQSLLLGHLLHPTPKSKQGISERDESIYSPELKGEFQLHYFLAEPAIVIQDSSEALSASEIIKTELMADTEISNEFRDKYCHEDSQYIIIPAHPLQAKDLVEKDEVKGLIESGQLIHAGPLGKKFTATSSFRTVYSASSRYMYKFSVPVKITNSLRANLQKELDRGVEIARLLDSKLGDDLKKHHPAFRVIKDPAYLTIKTTEHDSGFDVDIRENPFFEDDKHTSLIAGLCQDNAFGAPSRLAAIIRQLSVDENRTTEDVSIDWFTSYLSMTVKPMLWLFEKYGIVLEAHQQNSIIQLQNGYPSIFHYRDNQGYYYCQSKVDRLYSILPELSKKSFTICSDEVAEERLQYYFFFNHILGVINNFGTEGLASEQALLQIVQEQLESINAMSDDEGLNRVVSRLLQERKLPCKANLLTRFHDLDELVGSLETQSVYTTIENPFAQGVLAANEK encoded by the coding sequence ATGAATAGTAAGCAAATAGCCCAAAGGGCGACGATGCAAAGCTTTCTGAATTGTTATTTCAGGGAAACCGGGAATGGCAGATTGGGAGAATCGAAGAACTGGCCTGAATTGGAGGGGGCAGTTCCGGATTCTTTAATCGTTTGCAATCTCCCATCCCAAAATATTACCTTGCTTGTTCCACTTAAGTATTGGTCGAAAACAGGGCGTCATATTTTCGCTTTCCCGGCCTATTACCGAACATCGTCCAAGCAGGTATGCGAATTGGACTACGTGACAATGGTTTCCGCGATATCCAAGGAATTATTGAATGAGCATGGCAGAACAGATAGCGAAGAGGAGCTGATGCTGCGCGTCATCCTCAGCAGCCAAAATATCCAACGCTATGTTGAAGCCAGGTTTGAAGACTATGACGCCCTTCAAAGCAGCGACTTTACATATATCGAGGCCGAACAGTCCCTCTTGCTTGGTCATCTGCTCCATCCTACTCCAAAAAGTAAGCAAGGCATTTCGGAACGGGATGAATCGATTTATTCACCTGAATTAAAAGGCGAGTTCCAGCTGCATTACTTTTTGGCCGAGCCGGCAATCGTCATCCAGGACTCCAGTGAAGCATTGTCTGCAAGTGAAATCATCAAAACGGAATTAATGGCAGACACTGAAATTTCGAATGAATTCCGTGACAAGTATTGCCATGAAGATAGCCAATATATCATTATTCCGGCACATCCGCTTCAGGCAAAGGATCTTGTCGAAAAAGATGAAGTGAAGGGGTTAATCGAGTCAGGACAGCTTATCCATGCAGGTCCGCTAGGGAAAAAGTTTACGGCAACTTCTTCATTCCGGACGGTCTATAGTGCTTCATCCCGGTATATGTATAAGTTTTCGGTGCCGGTCAAAATCACGAATTCATTACGTGCGAATCTGCAAAAAGAACTAGATCGCGGTGTGGAAATTGCGAGATTATTGGATTCGAAATTAGGTGATGACCTCAAAAAACACCATCCTGCCTTCCGTGTCATAAAGGACCCTGCGTACTTAACGATTAAAACAACAGAACATGACTCAGGCTTTGATGTAGATATAAGGGAAAATCCTTTCTTTGAAGACGATAAACATACCAGTCTGATAGCCGGCCTTTGCCAGGATAATGCCTTTGGAGCACCTTCCAGGCTGGCAGCGATCATCCGCCAATTGTCCGTTGATGAAAACCGAACGACAGAAGATGTGAGCATCGATTGGTTCACTAGCTATCTGTCGATGACAGTGAAGCCAATGCTTTGGTTATTTGAAAAGTATGGAATCGTTCTGGAGGCCCATCAGCAAAATTCCATCATCCAGCTTCAAAATGGGTATCCTTCCATATTCCATTACCGTGATAACCAAGGATATTACTATTGCCAATCCAAGGTGGACCGCTTGTATAGCATCCTTCCCGAGCTTAGCAAAAAAAGCTTTACCATATGTTCCGATGAAGTTGCAGAAGAAAGGCTGCAATACTACTTTTTCTTCAATCACATATTGGGAGTGATCAACAATTTCGGTACAGAGGGACTGGCTTCGGAACAGGCATTACTGCAAATCGTCCAGGAACAATTGGAATCGATCAATGCCATGAGTGATGATGAAGGGTTGAATCGAGTTGTTTCCAGGCTGCTTCAAGAACGAAAACTACCATGTAAAGCGAATTTACTGACACGTTTTCATGACTTGGACGAGCTGGTGGGTTCACTGGAAACCCAATCCGTCTATACGACCATCGAAAATCCATTTGCACAAGGGGTCTTGGCTGCCAATGAAAAATAG
- a CDS encoding aspartate aminotransferase family protein has translation MATITTTKNDQLLEQQNTRESNARSYPRRLPMAIEKAEGIYLTDMDGKKYIDFLAGAGTLALGHNHPAVLEEMEKVLKNKSPLHTLDFTTPIKEQFIDEIFEWLPEEFRKNAKIQFCGPTGGDAIEAALKLVKTATGNRGILSFQGAYHGATHATMSISGNTKPKEKVQGLMPDVQFLPYPYQYRCPFGIGGEDSHKISSQYIENLLNDPESGLLAPAGMILEAVQGEGGSIPAPIPWLKEIRRITKEKGIPLIIDEVQSGIGRTGKMFAFEHAGIIPDVLVLSKAIGGSLPLSVVIYHKDLDVWTPGAHIGTFRGNQLAMAAGTASLKFMKQANLIEHAAKMGEKLQDILKDLQKDFPQIGDVRGRGLMVGVEMVDHQKAQNQNGSHPANSELASAIQQECFQRGLILEVGGRHGSVVRFLPPLIVTEEQLQEATEIFEQAVHAAVARG, from the coding sequence ATGGCAACTATCACAACTACTAAAAATGATCAATTGCTGGAACAGCAAAACACAAGGGAATCAAACGCTCGTTCATATCCTAGAAGATTACCCATGGCCATCGAAAAAGCGGAAGGCATTTACCTTACAGACATGGATGGGAAAAAATATATAGATTTTCTTGCCGGAGCCGGAACATTAGCGCTTGGACACAATCACCCGGCTGTCCTTGAAGAAATGGAAAAAGTTCTTAAAAATAAAAGTCCCTTGCATACTTTGGACTTTACTACACCGATAAAAGAGCAGTTCATTGATGAAATTTTTGAATGGCTGCCTGAAGAATTCCGAAAAAATGCAAAAATCCAGTTTTGTGGCCCTACTGGAGGCGATGCCATTGAGGCCGCACTTAAGTTAGTTAAAACCGCTACAGGCAACAGAGGCATTTTATCATTCCAAGGTGCCTATCACGGGGCAACGCACGCGACGATGTCAATCAGCGGAAATACAAAACCGAAGGAAAAGGTGCAAGGGTTGATGCCAGATGTACAATTCCTGCCATATCCATATCAATATCGCTGTCCTTTCGGAATTGGCGGCGAGGATAGTCATAAAATCAGCAGCCAATATATCGAAAATTTGCTGAATGATCCCGAATCCGGATTATTGGCTCCTGCGGGAATGATTTTAGAGGCCGTGCAAGGGGAGGGAGGTTCCATACCTGCGCCGATCCCTTGGCTTAAGGAAATCAGAAGGATAACAAAAGAGAAGGGCATCCCGCTTATCATTGATGAAGTTCAATCAGGTATAGGACGCACAGGCAAAATGTTTGCCTTTGAACATGCAGGGATCATACCGGATGTTCTTGTCCTATCTAAAGCAATCGGCGGAAGCCTGCCGTTATCTGTCGTGATCTATCATAAAGATTTGGATGTCTGGACTCCAGGTGCACATATTGGTACGTTCCGCGGAAACCAATTGGCTATGGCAGCAGGCACTGCAAGTTTAAAGTTCATGAAACAGGCCAACCTTATTGAGCATGCAGCTAAGATGGGTGAAAAGTTACAGGATATCCTCAAAGATTTGCAAAAGGATTTTCCACAGATTGGCGATGTCAGAGGTCGCGGCCTAATGGTTGGTGTTGAAATGGTCGATCATCAAAAAGCGCAAAATCAAAATGGGAGTCATCCAGCCAATTCCGAACTTGCCAGTGCGATTCAACAGGAGTGCTTCCAAAGAGGTTTGATTTTAGAAGTCGGAGGCAGACACGGAAGTGTAGTGAGGTTCTTACCGCCATTGATCGTGACGGAAGAACAGCTGCAAGAAGCTACTGAAATCTTTGAACAAGCTGTCCATGCAGCGGTAGCAAGGGGCTGA
- a CDS encoding pyridoxal phosphate-dependent decarboxylase family protein, with amino-acid sequence MIETLKRADFAYAPFFLNNEEGIRNYTQSLKIMENTLIHFLDGNNSPYSGKKPHDLEARINELSITSQKGETFESVAAELAEFVINDSMNVHSPTCIGHLHCPTLIPAVAAELIISTLNQSMDSWDQSSTATFVEERIIDWLCNQAGLPEQADGVFTSGGTQSNYMGLLLARDAYCKRIWNVDVQQQGLPADSKKLRILCSEAAHFTVRKSAAQLGLGEQAVITIKTDSKHRLSIDEINHQLKKLKEQDLLPFAIVATCGTTDFGSIDPLAELAEIAKLNGIWLHVDAAYGGAMMLSHDFKASIKGMEAADSITVDFHKLFYQPISCGAFLVSDRDHFKYIQHHADYLNPEEDEAEGMVHLVNKSIQTTRRFDALKLWLSLKVVGLDTFGEMIDYTCHLARDAAAMIDDEAGFRVLNRHPELNAVVFRYDPEGVSAQLTDQLNKQIQQELLNNGRAFLAKTRFNGEVYLKMTLLNPMTTLEDIKEILDEIRILGEMFNMMEE; translated from the coding sequence ATGATTGAAACATTAAAGAGAGCCGATTTTGCTTATGCTCCATTTTTCTTGAATAACGAGGAAGGCATCCGTAATTACACGCAGTCTTTAAAAATCATGGAGAACACGTTAATTCACTTTTTAGACGGGAACAATTCACCATACTCTGGTAAAAAACCGCACGATTTGGAAGCTAGGATAAATGAGTTGTCCATAACTTCCCAAAAAGGGGAGACCTTTGAGTCGGTCGCGGCCGAGCTAGCTGAATTTGTGATCAATGACAGCATGAATGTACACAGCCCAACCTGTATCGGGCATCTGCATTGCCCGACGTTAATACCTGCCGTTGCTGCCGAGTTGATCATCAGTACGTTGAATCAATCGATGGATTCATGGGATCAAAGCTCGACTGCAACATTTGTTGAAGAGCGAATAATCGATTGGCTGTGCAATCAGGCAGGATTACCGGAACAAGCAGATGGGGTTTTTACAAGCGGAGGTACACAATCCAATTATATGGGCCTGTTGCTGGCCAGGGACGCTTATTGTAAGCGTATCTGGAATGTCGATGTCCAACAGCAAGGACTGCCAGCCGATTCAAAAAAACTAAGGATTTTATGTTCGGAGGCCGCCCATTTTACGGTTCGTAAATCGGCGGCACAGCTGGGGCTTGGTGAGCAGGCGGTAATTACGATTAAAACGGATTCAAAACACCGTCTATCCATCGATGAAATCAACCATCAGCTGAAGAAGCTGAAGGAGCAGGATTTACTTCCATTTGCCATTGTTGCAACGTGCGGAACAACGGATTTCGGTTCCATCGATCCATTGGCCGAATTGGCTGAAATTGCAAAGTTGAACGGGATCTGGCTGCATGTGGATGCCGCATATGGTGGCGCAATGATGTTAAGTCATGATTTCAAAGCATCGATAAAGGGAATGGAAGCAGCTGATTCCATTACAGTCGATTTTCATAAACTATTCTATCAACCAATAAGCTGTGGTGCCTTCCTTGTCTCGGATCGTGACCACTTTAAATATATCCAGCATCATGCCGATTACTTGAATCCCGAGGAAGATGAAGCGGAAGGAATGGTCCACTTAGTCAATAAATCGATTCAAACGACGAGAAGATTCGACGCTTTGAAGCTTTGGCTGTCATTAAAGGTGGTTGGTCTGGATACCTTTGGTGAGATGATTGACTATACATGCCATCTTGCGCGTGACGCAGCGGCAATGATTGATGATGAGGCCGGATTCCGTGTATTGAACAGGCATCCTGAATTGAATGCTGTCGTATTCCGTTATGATCCAGAGGGAGTAAGTGCTCAGTTAACAGATCAGTTAAATAAACAGATCCAACAGGAACTATTGAACAATGGACGGGCATTTTTAGCGAAAACCCGTTTCAATGGAGAGGTTTATTTAAAAATGACCCTACTGAATCCGATGACAACGCTTGAGGATATAAAAGAAATACTAGACGAGATTCGCATCCTAGGTGAAATGTTCAATATGATGGAGGAATGA